The DNA segment AAGTAGACAAGACCGGATCATATGCACTGAAAGAACCTGTATCGGCTTACAATGATGTTTTTGAGGGTAAAATTTTTACCTTATGAAACACACGCAGTGTCCTGCTGAAAAGCAGGGTTTCACTGGGGGGCTTCTAAGCTCCGAAAACAAGCTGTTTTGGTACACCTGCCTGGTGAAATGCCGTGAAACGGCCCTGCCTTGGCAGGATTTCACTGGGTTTATCCTGATATTTAAGTATGATGGTTAGGTCCGACCCCAAACCGCACACCCCTCCATCATTGCTCTTAAAGAAAAGATCGACAGCCAGGGAAAAGACAAAAAATTCGATATAGACCTGACCTATATCACTTCCAGAGGAAAATGGTATTTTAATTCCTGGAAAGGAAACCCTGAAAAATCAGGAGGAATAGCCACCAACATAGGCATTCACTTTTTTGATATGCTCATGTGGATATTCGGCCCGGCCAGACATAAAGAACTCCATTACTCATCCTCCAGAAGAATGTCCGGCTATATTGAGCTTGATAGAGCCAGGGTTCGCTGGTATCTTTCCTTAGACCGGTCAGATCTGCCTGCCGCTGCTGTCCAGCAGGCCAAGCCGGCTTACAGATCCATCTCCATCAACGGAGAAGAACTTGAATTTTCCACAGGCTTTACAGATCTGCATACATTGAGTTATCAGCATATTCTAAATGGTAATGGATTCGGAGTAAAAGAAGCTCTGCCCTCCATTAATCTGGTTTCCGAGCTGCGAAACTCTCAACCTGTTCACAGGGGAAACGGTACTGTTCATCCCATGTTGAGAAGTAAACCTTAAAAACATTACACTCTTCAGCAAATACATAAATTAGGAGAAAAGCTATGCAGACAATAAAGATTAACACACGAATTGACCAAAAAGGTTGCATCCAATTGCCCAGAGAATACCGTTATACATACGGGCAGAAAGTCAAAGTGGTGCTACAAGTCTCCAACGAAAATGAACATCAATTCTATAGAAGAATGCCCGGAAGCGCCAGGGGAATTTTAAAGATTCACATGGAAGATGACGAACATCTCAATGATTTTAATGAGTACATGAAATGAATATACTTTTGGATACTCAGGCCCTGTTGTGGTTTATTCTTGATGATAACAGGCTGAGCAAAAATGGGAAAGAGTATATTATGAATGCTGAAGGGTCAGTTTTCGTCAGTCCAGCCAGCCTATGGGAACTTGCCATTAAAATAAGTCTTGGGAAATACTCTCTCGCAGAACCTTTCTTATTCTTTTGGAATAAACAACTTCAACATAATGATTTTACTCTCTTAAACATAGACATAAAACACACAGCAAGACTTACTGAACTGCCTTTTTATCATCGAGACCCCTTTGACCGATTAATTATTGCACAATCACTTGAAGAAAAAATTCCTTTAGTGAGCAGCGATTCCATGTTTGATAAATATACAGTTAATCGAATCTGGTGATGTTTTACCCAAACCCATGATATTTTGAAAGATGAAGCTGCCCGCTTGTTTGTTCTTTTACATGAGTAAGACTAAATAAATGACAAATAGACATCCTTCACACTACTTCATTCATGAGTCCAGCTATATTGACAAAGACGTCACCGTAGGATCTGGAACTAAGATATGGCACTACAGTCATGTCATGACCGGCGCATCAATCGGCCCTGGCTGCGTGATCGGCAAGTACGTAGAAATAGGCCCGGGCGTAATCATCGGCCATGGCTGCAAGATCCAGAATAATGTCTCCATATTCAAGGGGGTAATCTTAGAAGACCAGGTCTTCTGCGGCCCTTCAGTTGTTTTTACCAATGTCTTCAATCCCAGGGCCTTTATCCGGCGTATGGATGAACTCCGGCCCACCCTGGTCAAAAAAGGTGCCACTCTTGGGGCCAACTGCACCATCATCTGCGGAGTGACTATTGGAAGATACGCCATGATCGGCGCTGGTTCAGTGGTAACCAGAGATGTTCCGGACCATGCCCTGGTCCTGGGCAACCCGGCCAGGCAGACCGGCTGGGTGTGCAAATGCGGCAATAAAGCGGAACATGGACTTGTTTGTGACGTCTGCTATAAAAAAACCCTTTCAGGATAAGTTTCGTAATATAAGTTGTCTCCGCACCTGACGCTTCCTGGTTCAAAGGTGATTCCATTCAGTACGTTCGCAGAATCCTATTCAACAAAAATGCCAGAATCTTCAACTATCTGGACCAGAAGGCCACTCTCAAGCTCGTCATGGAACACCTTGAAGGCAGGCAGAACCGCCGTTTGCTGATCTGGTATTTGCTGAACATTGAAAATTGGCTTGAACTATATCTTGAATAAGCTTAATTGCGAATGAAGTTCTCGACATATGCGGATAAGATGGTTAATGGAAAGTTTCTTTGCTGGCCCATTAATATTTAAATCCAGATATCCAGACTTTAAAAGTTCTTTTCGTAAAGAATGTACACAGCAATTTACCACAGTACAGATGGAAACAATAAAGAGGTATTTCAAATGGCTGAAATCCCAACTGAGCTAAAAGAACTTATGCGGAATTATATTGCCCAAGTCAATCAGGTCAAACAGGTTGACAGAGCCTATTTATATGGCTCTTATGCCAAAGGCAAGGCCAATAAATGGAGTGACATCGATGTAGCTATTGTAAGTCCGGACTTTTCTCAGGACCTTTTTGAGGAAAGGTTTTTTTTAATGAAATTGGCTCTAAAACTTGATGATCGGATCGAACCAAGTCCATTCAGGCCTGAAGACTTTAATCTTGATGACCCCCTGGTAAACGAGATCAGAGCTTCTGGCATTGCAATCAGCTCTGAGTATGAGCAATCGGTAAGCAAGGGATAGGCAAGCGGGAAGAGGCAAGCGTCTTTGCTTCCCCCTTTCCTCTTTCCCCTTGCCTCTTACCACATTCGCTTTCAGCTTTGAGCTTTCAGCTTAGCGCAACTGCATTTGCTACGAGCTACCAGCTACGAGCCATGAGCTATGAACTACCAGCTACCAGCCACGAGCTAACAATGGAGATATATTCATGGAACCCAAAAAGCATTACCCGGTAATTATCGAACAGGATAAAGAAGGCGTTTACATTGTAAGTTGTCCT comes from the Desulfonatronovibrio magnus genome and includes:
- a CDS encoding acyltransferase, coding for MTNRHPSHYFIHESSYIDKDVTVGSGTKIWHYSHVMTGASIGPGCVIGKYVEIGPGVIIGHGCKIQNNVSIFKGVILEDQVFCGPSVVFTNVFNPRAFIRRMDELRPTLVKKGATLGANCTIICGVTIGRYAMIGAGSVVTRDVPDHALVLGNPARQTGWVCKCGNKAEHGLVCDVCYKKTLSG
- a CDS encoding nucleotidyltransferase domain-containing protein; the protein is MAEIPTELKELMRNYIAQVNQVKQVDRAYLYGSYAKGKANKWSDIDVAIVSPDFSQDLFEERFFLMKLALKLDDRIEPSPFRPEDFNLDDPLVNEIRASGIAISSEYEQSVSKG
- a CDS encoding Gfo/Idh/MocA family oxidoreductase encodes the protein MDSQGKDKKFDIDLTYITSRGKWYFNSWKGNPEKSGGIATNIGIHFFDMLMWIFGPARHKELHYSSSRRMSGYIELDRARVRWYLSLDRSDLPAAAVQQAKPAYRSISINGEELEFSTGFTDLHTLSYQHILNGNGFGVKEALPSINLVSELRNSQPVHRGNGTVHPMLRSKP
- a CDS encoding type II toxin-antitoxin system VapC family toxin encodes the protein MDTQALLWFILDDNRLSKNGKEYIMNAEGSVFVSPASLWELAIKISLGKYSLAEPFLFFWNKQLQHNDFTLLNIDIKHTARLTELPFYHRDPFDRLIIAQSLEEKIPLVSSDSMFDKYTVNRIW